A genomic window from Henningerozyma blattae CBS 6284 chromosome 3, complete genome includes:
- the SEN34 gene encoding tRNA splicing endonuclease subunit SEN34 (similar to Saccharomyces cerevisiae SEN34 (YAR008W); ancestral locus Anc_4.116) has product MSCIDIEIGPSGHVGHVHSLEAARRLRTSHGVVGVLSGTLPAAAQQNCFLYLPLVLPHEEIAWLLRRCDDGDGDGKEKVRLVRRQVTENGSQLQEVSRKQAVEQARRDEKNIRFHMTYDNNSGITHSKELDPQYLRECQCTRCEVYTALKEGDASRVVAAGSRFGAQYTLYPGDPLRVHATMLVLPAVKNNQPWDVRALLSIARLATTVRKTVLLPSTSDTKTRATSDDTSIDRRQSHDTQNHVRFYRLEWTGFG; this is encoded by the coding sequence ATGAGCTGCATTGATATAGAAATCGGGCCTAGTGGGCACGTCGGTCACGTGCACTCGTTGGAAGCGGCTAGGCGGCTACGTACGAGCCACGGTGTGGTTGGTGTTCTTTCAGGGACGTTACCTGCGGCAGCCCAACAAAACTGTTTTCTATACTTGCCACTGGTCTTGCCTCATGAAGAAATCGCTTGGTTGCTGAGACGTTGTGACGATGGCGATGGCGATGGCAAAGAGAAAGTGAGATTGGTCAGGCGTCAGGTGACGGAGAATGGTTCCCAGTTGCAAGAAGTATCGAGAAAACAAGCAGTAGAACAAGCCAGGCGCGACGAAAAGAACATACGGTTCCACATGACCTATGACAACAACAGCGGGATTACACATAGTAAAGAACTCGACCCACAATACTTGCGAGAATGCCAATGCACACGGTGTGAAGTATACACAGCTCTTAAGGAAGGCGATGCCTCACGAGTGGTGGCTGCTGGTAGTCGTTTTGGCGCACAGTATACCCTCTACCCTGGCGACCCCCTAAGAGTCCATGCTACGATGCTAGTGTTGCCAGCAGTAAAGAACAACCAGCCTTGGGATGTAAGAGCATTGTTAAGCATTGCTAGGTTGGCAACAACAGTCCGCAAGACAGTGCTACTGCCGAGCACAAGTGACACAAAGACTAGGGCAACCTCCGATGACACTTCAATTGATAGACGCCAGTCACATGACACGCAAAACCACGTGCGATTCTATCGCCTAGAATGGACAGGGTTCGGCTAG
- the SWD1 gene encoding COMPASS subunit protein SWD1 (similar to Saccharomyces cerevisiae SWD1 (YAR003W); ancestral locus Anc_4.123), whose amino-acid sequence MNLLLQDPFLVLKEYPEKLTNTLETPLNTECVQFSPRGDYLAVGCVNGAVVIYDMDTFRPVFVLGSRLDAHRRSVQSIAWSPSGRYILTASRDWFIKLWDLQSPQQPLRQLRFTGPVWNVHWINAANFACVATVLEEKMAYLIDFSLNEPNFAQLDTGLDSIMEQDQRFVITSVVHPKYDNILVTGTSKGWINFYLLADSNSNENVNETKLIHSVKIGNCNIKQIIISENGDKLAINGSDKTIRQYGFQISFDNDNMVELDLEHKYQDVINKLQWNNIIFSNKSADYIVASTHGSLAHELYIWETNTGTLVRVLEGAEEELMDISWNFYNMCLASNGLETGYIYIWSIVVPPKWSALAPDFEEIEENIEYLEGEDEFDEIDEQGQQQDLDQAKEIKIDLLTQEKFDVRGNDLSMPKFIIPIQYQQILLMNSQHFEEK is encoded by the coding sequence ATGAATCTACTTTTGCAAGACCCGTTTCTAGTTCTAAAAGAATACCCAGAAAAATTAACTAATACTCTAGAAACCCCATTAAATACAGAATGTGTTCAATTTAGCCCTAGAGGAGATTATTTAGCAGTTGGATGTGTTAATGGTGCTGTTGTTATCTATGATATGGATACGTTCCGGCCCGTCTTTGTTCTTGGCTCAAGATTAGATGCCCATAGAAGATCTGTCCAATCAATAGCTTGGTCTCCATCAGGTAGATATATTCTAACAGCCTCAAGAGATtggtttattaaactatgGGATCTACAATCCCCACAACAACCCCTACGACAACTCCGATTTACAGGTCCTGTATGGAATGTGCATTGGATTAATGCAGCAAATTTTGCATGTGTGGCTACTGTATTGGAAGAAAAGATGGCATATTTGATCGATTTTAGCCTTAATGAACCAAATTTTGCTCAGTTAGATACGGGCCTTGATTCTATAATGGAACAAGATCAACGATTTGTAATCACGTCTGTAGTGCATCCAAAGTATGATAATATTCTTGTTACTGGCACATCGAAAGGTtggattaatttttatctatTAGCTGACTcaaattctaatgaaaatgtaaATGAGACAAAATTAATCCACAGCGTGAAGATTGGGAATTGTAACattaaacaaattattatttcagaAAATGGTGACAAGTTAGCAATCAATGGTTCTGATAAAACTATTCGTCAATATGGATTCCAAATAtcatttgataatgataatatggTTGAATTAGATTTAGAGCACAAGTATCAAGATGTGATTAACAAATTGCAAtggaataatattatatttagtaATAAATCTGCAGACTACATTGTTGCATCAACCCATGGCTCATTAGCTCATGAACTTTATATATGGGAAACTAATACTGGTACTTTAGTAAGAGTGTTAGAAGGTGCTGAGGAAGAACTTATGGACATTAGCTGGAATTTTTATAACATGTGTCTTGCAAGTAATGGTCTAGAAACaggttatatatatatttggtCAATCGTAGTACCACCTAAATGGAGTGCATTAGCTCctgattttgaagaaattgaagaaaatattgaatatctTGAAGGAGAAgatgaatttgatgaaattgatgaGCAAGGGCAACAACAAGATTTGGACCAAGCAAaggaaattaaaatagatttattgacacaagaaaaatttgatgTTAGGGGTAATGATTTATCTATGCCTAAGTTTATTATACCGATTCAATATCAACAAATTTTGTTAATGAATTCTCAAcattttgaagaaaaataa
- the PMC1 gene encoding calcium-transporting ATPase PMC1 (similar to Saccharomyces cerevisiae PMC1 (YGL006W); ancestral locus Anc_4.117): protein MSDIHRLAVAPSSDPHFGVSDSSNDSPTISIVSSMSPPFSVSIQELNSLHDPKSILAYKKLYSNDENAFYNSLKTSPIHGIDTFTIDERIQFYNDNKLPQHVPKTFQQLVREAFNDKTLILLSIAAVVSFLLGLYELFFQPSQYDPEGNKITKVDWIEGVAIMFAVVVVVLVSAVNDYQKELQFTKLNAKKLDRVITVIRDNAKLQISINDLLVGDLLSLQTGEVAPADCVLIEGNVEADESTITGESDAVKKHTLLTTLQYSSDHPDNDITNDSDFPDCMIISSSKIISGLGKAIVTSVGINSTHGRTMNALTDTEEDDATPLQIRLTHLADSISIYGSLAGLILFLTLFIKFCINCFKKDGKFVDLTPAEKSSRFMDIFITSITIIVVAVPEGLPLAVTLALAFATTRMTKDGNLVRILRACETMGSATAICSDKTGTLTENSMSVVRGIFGNTFFNKKNSKDILPADKNIIATPLRKDLLANIVLNSTAFENSKYKPTGRQPSINPSDPPPMGSGPVKQEPFIGSKTETALLTLAKRAMRLTPPSTIRRKKDFNLHYIRQYPEQVFEMEKIVQIIPFESSRKWSGVVVKRSAKKYTLFVKGAAEIIFQRCRFKRLSDGSSKYITENLAKEIGSDIANFADNALRAISLTHKDFTCDSWPPREFIDKDDKESADPNLLFGEPVERLPAQPSSEISGFTLDGLVGIQDPLRDGVEKSVELCQKAGVTVRMVTGDNIMTARAIARNCNILTKESYTSPECSMEGPEFRKLTDQQRVSILPKLRVLARSSPEDKRLLVRTLKRMGEVVAATGDGTNDAPALKMADVGFSMGITGTEVAREASDIILMTDDFSAIVNAIKWGRCVSISIKKFIQFQLTVNITAVILTFVSAVSSEDEKSVLTAVQLLWVNLIMDTLAALALATDKPDPNIMNRRPTGRSTPLIAISTWKMIFSQAMLQLVVTFVLHFHGKSIFFPDKESLTGFEQQQLNAMTFNTFVWLQFFTLLVSRKLDEADGISKICDRMTSNNLNFFQDLFRNYYFLIILSIIAIFQTLIMFFGGTAFSIAPQTKYMWQVALFSGMLSLPVGILIRIIPDEWVLKLFPPKVARYLKYILTFEFLGLHQKTRSPDEEEALLANNTNNYNSTTN, encoded by the coding sequence ATGTCTGACATACACCGTTTGGCAGTGGCTCCCTCCTCGGACCCTCATTTCGGTGTCTCCGATAGTTCGAACGATTCTCCCACAATATCCATCGTATCGTCCATGAGTCCTCCTTTCTCCGTCTCAATCCAAGAACTAAACTCCCTTCATGACCCAAAGTCAATTCTGGCCTataagaaattatattccaatgatgaaaatgcaTTTTACAACTCTTTAAAGACCTCCCCCATCCATGGTATAGACACCTTTACCATCGATGAAAGAATCCAATTCTATAACGATAACAAATTGCCCCAACACGTGCCAAAGACTTTCCAACAATTGGTCCGGGAAGCTTTCAACGATAAGACTCTTATCTTGTTATCCATTGCCGCTGTCGTTTCCTTTCTTCTAGGGCTGTACGAACTATTCTTCCAGCCTTCTCAATATGACCCTGAGGGCAATAAGATCACAAAAGTAGATTGGATAGAAGGGGTGGCAATCATGTTTGCTGTGGTCGTGGTCGTGCTTGTCTCGGCGGTTAATGATTATCAAAAGGAATTACAGTTTACAAAACTAAACGcgaaaaaattagatagAGTCATTACCGTCATAAGAGATAATGCCAAACTACAAATCTCCATCAACGACTTGTTGGTCGGCGACTTACTTTCTCTACAAACAGGTGAAGTCGCTCCTGCAGATTGTGTGTTGATCGAAGGGAATGTCGAAGCAGATGAATCCACAATCACTGGTGAATCAGATGCTGTGAAAAAACATACTCTGTTAACAACTTTGCAATACAGCTCAGATCATCCAGATAATGATATCACAAACGATTCGGATTTCCCAGATTGTATGATCATCTCGTCTTCCAAGATCATTTCCGGTTTAGGTAAGGCCATTGTCACTTCTGTCGGTATCAATTCCACTCATGGTAGAACAATGAATGCCTTGACAGACACTGAGGAAGATGATGCTACTCCTTTACAAATAAGGTTGACTCATCTTGCTGACTCCATCTCCATCTATGGTAGTCTTGCAGGGTTGATTCTATTCTTGACACTTTTCATCAAATTCTGTATcaattgtttcaaaaaaGATGGTAAATTCGTCGATTTGACCCCTGCTGAGAAATCAAGCAGATTTATGGATATTTTCATCACTTCTATTACCATCATCGTTGTTGCTGTGCCAGAAGGTTTACCTCTAGCAGTTACTCTAGCATTGGCCTTTGCCACTACAAGAATGACTAAAGATGGTAATCTAGTGAGAATCCTTAGAGCATGTGAAACCATGGGCTCCGCTACAGCCATTTGTTCCGATAAGACAGGTACTTTAACTGAAAATTCAATGAGTGTGGTTCGTGGGATCTTTGGTAACACTTTTTtcaacaagaaaaattcaaaagatattttacctgctgataaaaatatcattgcTACTCCATTaagaaaagatttattGGCAAATATTGTTTTGAATTCCACTGcttttgaaaatagtaaatataAACCTACAGGAAGACAACCTTCCATTAACCCATCCGATCCTCCTCCAATGGGGTCAGGTCCAGTTAAACAAGAACCATTTATCGGTTCCAAGACAGAAACAGCTTTGTTGACATTGGCAAAGAGAGCAATGAGACTGACTCCACCAAGTACCATTAGACGCAAAAAGGATTTCAATTTGCATTATATTCGTCAATATCCAGAACAAGTCTttgaaatggaaaaaatcGTTCAAATCATCCCATTTGAAAGTTCACGTAAATGGTCAGGCGTTGTCGTGAAAAGATCTgctaaaaaatatactcTTTTCGTCAAAGGTGCTGCAGAAATCATTTTCCAAAGATGTcgatttaaaagattatcTGATGGTTCTTCCAAATACATTACAGAAAATTTGGCCAAGGAAATTGGTTCAGATATTGCTAATTTTGCAGATAACGCTCTACGTGCTATTTCTTTAACTCACAAAGACTTCACTTGTGATTCATGGCCGCCAAGGGAATTCATCGATAAAGATGATAAAGAATCTGCCGATCCAAACTTATTATTTGGTGAACCAGTAGAACGTCTTCCAGCACAACCTTCTTCGGAAATTTCAGGCTTCACACTTGATGGGTTGGTTGGTATTCAAGATCCTTTACGTGATGGTGTAGAAAAATCTGTAGAATTATGTCAAAAAGCTGGTGTCACAGTCCGTATGGTTACTGGTGATAATATCATGACTGCAAGAGCCATTGCAAGAAATTGTAATATCCTTACAAAGGAATCTTATACAAGTCCTGAATGTTCCATGGAAGGTCCCGAGTTCCGTAAACTGACTGACCAACAACGTGTTTCTATCTTACCAAAATTAAGAGTCCTAGCAAGATCTTCTCCAGAGGACAAGAGATTATTGGTCCGTACTTTGAAAAGAATGGGTGAAGTTGTTGCTGCTACAGGTGATGGTACTAATGATGCACCAGCTTTGAAAATGGCTGATGTAGGGTTTTCTATGGGGATTACAGGTACTGAAGTCGCAAGAGAAGCTTCTGATATCATTTTAATGACTGATGATTTCTCTGCTATTGTCAATGCTATCAAATGGGGAAGATGTGTTTCCATCTCAATCAAGAAATTCATTCAATTCCAATTGACTGTCAATATAACTGCAGTTATCTTAACTTTTGTCTCTGCAGTTTCTtcagaagatgaaaaatcCGTCTTAACAGCTGTACAATTGTTATGGGTTAATTTAATCATGGATACTTTAGCTGCATTGGCTTTGGCCACTGATAAACCCGATCCAAATATCATGAATAGAAGACCTACTGGTAGATCTACTCCTCTAATTGCTATCTCTACTTGGAAAATGATCTTCTCTCAAGCTATGCTACAATTGGTTGTCACTTTTGTTCTACATTTCCATGGTAAATCTATCTTCTTCCCAGATAAAGAATCTCTCACAGGTTTcgaacaacaacaattaaatgCAATGACTTTCAACACTTTTGTTTGGTTACAATTCTTTACTTTATTGGTTTCAAGAAAATTAGATGAAGCTGATGGGATCTCCAAGATTTGTGACAGAATgacttcaaataatttgaatttcttccaagatttatttagaaattattatttcctaATTATCTTGTCAATCATTGCCATTTTCCAAACTTTGATTATGTTTTTCGGTGGAACTGCCTTTTCAATTGCTCCACAAACCAAATATATGTGGCAAGTTGCTTTGTTTTCAGGTATGTTATCACTTCCAGTTGGTATTTTGATCAGAATCATCCCAGATGAATGggtattaaaattattccCTCCAAAAGTAGCAAGGTATTTGAAATACATTTTAACCTTTGAATTTTTAGGTTTACATCAAAAGACTCGTTCACCAGACGAAGAAGAAGCCTTATTAGccaataatacaaataactATAACTCAACTacaaattag
- the TBLA0C04000 gene encoding Zn(II)2Cys6 transcription factor (ancestral locus Anc_4.121), translating to MDKPKIKRRREIKTCLRCYKHKLKCDKSIPCSNCKNFDTQELCVYGFTKDEITKILSKGERAKQLSKNILTRIPDKNTKDISSTPTPPPTTETSSAPPKKLYKSSNSTLVYRSKYFHPFFTSTINDRLLTSDDYDEFILSKEFHGNPIRKFDRFSTTPLQFQETIQLLPNSIKTAQSIIDTYFDSIHPVLPFLDKKSIQASLQETYNSISNDEPVSITTLTLLYAIFFTSSFATVASGVIPDILICNKYYSAYSMLLPLAKFPFVPNIETLQAFIIVNFIIDPNMVEFVAYSAMLVRIGQQLGLHKISDNANTMRYRILWSTIIYIEGSSSVVAGFPYLSSDSLINSVQLRNKDIGPDETALPYLFLEGKARINILFKKIMNLGTQKQLELSDFGDVREKLYSLSTKIANINWEMGTIPNKLSTYFVNTLNIFLYRLHLRFYALTSSQTQEEKILKKNGENFTSLNDIDISNLLSINDNVYHINIIQVTLGLLFNTYERLIQKDISNFSWYSRGSTIMQYLFVIISDIHQNPKRPYRVSDFPIELKDSLNELTIDIMNKHEIFCKFILVEELIELLEAKLAPLWNNKNLFKLIVVKKLKEKVWEQNQYIFNEEYETMKNDIFATKLFKLGRKTIQNTKMLDLDECLSQWNDEREMFDVQKIINSWIKELSEP from the coding sequence ATGGACAAGCCAAagattaaaagaagaagagaaATTAAAACTTGCCTGCGATGCTATAAACATAAATTGAAATGTGATAAATCTATCCCTTGTTCAAATTGCAAAAATTTTGACACTCAAGAATTGTGTGTTTATGGGTTTACAAAGGATGAAATTACAAAGATACTTTCCAAGGGAGAAAGAGCAAAGCaattatctaaaaatatacttACAAGGATACCtgataaaaatactaaAGATATTTCTTCTACTCCTACCCCTCCACCAACTACTGAAACCTCGAGTGCTCCACCAAAGAAACTGTATAAAAGCAGTAACTCAACGCTTGTCTATAGATCGAAATATTTCCATCCCTTCTTCACTAGTACTATCAATGATAGATTGTTAACATCAGATGATTATGACGAATTCATATTATCCAAGGAATTTCATGGTAAtccaattagaaaattcgATAGGTTTTCTACTACTCCTTTACAATTCCAAGAAACTATTCAACTTCTTCCAAACTCTATTAAAACAGCTCAAAGTATCATAGATACCTATTTCGATAGTATTCATCCAGTTTTACCATttcttgataaaaaaagtattcAAGCCTCTTTACAAGAGACCTATAATTCCATCTCAAATGATGAACCAGTAAGCATTACTACATTGACCCTTTTATATgccatttttttcacttctTCTTTTGCTACAGTTGCATCAGGAGTCATTcctgatattttaatttgtaataaatattattcagCTTATTCAATGCTTCTTCCCTTAGCCAAATTCCCCTTCGTACCAAATATCGAAACTTTGCAAgcatttattattgttaatttCATAATCGATCCAAATATGGTAGAATTTGTGGCTTATTCTGCCATGTTAGTTAGAATTGGTCAACAATTAGGGTTACATAAAATCTCAGATAATGCTAATACGATGAGATATAGAATATTATGGAGTactataatatatattgaagGTTCTTCATCAGTTGTTGCAGGTTTTCCCTATTTGTCATCTgatagtttaataaatagtGTTCAGCTAAGAAATAAGGATATTGGTCCGGATGAAACTGCTTTACCTTACTTATTCTTAGAAGGAAAGGCtagaataaatattttatttaagaaaattatgaaTTTAGGTACCCAAAAGCAATTGGAATTGTCAGATTTCGGAGATGTTAGAGagaaattatattcattaagTACAAAAATtgcaaatattaattgGGAAATGGGGACGATTCCAAACAAATTGAGTACTTATTTTGTTAATACACTTAATATCTTTCTTTATCGATTACATCTTAGATTTTATGCTCTAACAAGTTCACAAACTCAAGaggaaaaaattttaaagaaaaatggagaaaattttacttcgttaaatgatattgatattagtAACTTATTATCTATAAATGATAATGTTTatcatattaatattattcagGTAACTTTaggtttattatttaatacatATGAAAGATTAATTCAGAAGGATATTTCCAATTTCTCTTGGTATTCTCGCGGTTCCACAATTATgcaatatttatttgtaattatTTCCGATATACACCAAAATCCTAAAAGACCATATAGAGTTTCTGATTTtccaattgaattaaaagatagCTTAAATGAGTTAACGATTGATATAATGAATAAACATGAGAtcttttgtaaatttattttagtaGAAGAACTGATAGAGCTTCTTGAAGCTAAACTAGCACCTTTAtggaataataaaaatttgtttaaattaattgtaGTAAAGAAACTAAAAGAGAAAGTTTGGGAAcaaaatcaatatatttttaatgaagaatatgAAACAATGAAAAATGACATTTTTGCAACGAAACTATTTAAACTAGGTAGGAAAACTATCCAAAATACGAAAATGCTTGATTTAGATGAATGTCTCTCACAATGGAACGATGAAAGAGAGATGTTTGATGTtcaaaaaatcattaactCTTGGATTAAAGAGCTTAGTGAGccttga
- the PMA1 gene encoding H(+)-exporting P2-type ATPase PMA1 (similar to Saccharomyces cerevisiae PMA1 (YGL008C); ancestral locus Anc_4.115) yields MSDTVTEGSSQEEKTHAPPLGRPDAGMDDGGESSDDDIDALIEELQSHHGEGDDEESDDGGAAAAGEARVVPEEMLQTDPNTGLSSDEVAHRRKKYGLNQMNDEKENLIVKFAMYFVGPIQFVMEAAAILAAGIADWVDFGVILGLLMLNAGVGFVQEFQAGSIVDELKKTLANSATVIRNSQVVEIPANEVVPGDILRLEEGVIIPADGRLITEGCFLQIDQSAITGESLAADKRYGDPAFSSSTVKRGEGFMVITATGDNTYVGRAAALVNQASSGSGHFTEVLNGIGILLLVLVIAALLVVWTACFYRSLNIVTILRYMLGITIIGVPVGLPCVVTTTMAVGAAYLAKKQAIVQKLSAIESLAGVEILCSDKTGTLTKNKLTLHEPYTVDGVTADDLMLTACLAASRKKKGLDAIDKAFLKALAQYPVAKNALTKYKVLEFRPFDPVSKKVTAIVESPEGERIICVKGAPLFVLKTVEEDHPIPEDIHENYENKVAELASRGFRALGVARKRGEEHWEILGVMPCMDPPRDDTAETIDEARRLGLRVKMLTGDAVGIAKETCRQLGLGDNIYNAERLGLGGGGSMPGSELADFVENADGFAEVFPQHKYKCVEILQNRGYLVAMTGDGVNDAPSLKKADTGIAVEGATDAARSAADIVFIAPGLSTIIDALKTSRQIFHRMYAYVVYRIALSLHLEIFFALWIAILNHSLDIDLIVFIAIFADVATLAIAYDNAPYSQTPVEWDLPRLWAMSIILGCVLAGGSWIPLTTMFKRRGGIIQNFGSIDGVMFLEISLTENWLIFITRAVGPFWSSIPSWQLSGAVLAVDVIALMFTLFGWWSQNWTDIVTCVKIGVWSIGIFCVMGGLYYMMSESQAFDDFVNFRKKKEPESTKSVEDFLAAMRRVSTQHEKEA; encoded by the coding sequence ATGTCAGACACCGTTACTGAAGGTTCCTCTCAAGAGGAAAAAACACACGCCCCACCATTGGGTAGACCAGACGCCGGAATGGATGACGGTGGAGAATCTTCCGATGATGATATCGATGCCTTAATCGAGGAATTGCAATCTCACCACGGTGAAGGTGATGACGAGGAAAGTGACGACGGTGGTGCCGCCGCCGCCGGTGAAGCTCGTGTCGTCCCAGAAGAAATGTTACAAACAGATCCAAACACAGGTTTGTCTTCAGATGAAGTCGCCCACAGAAGAAAGAAGTATGGGTTGAATCAAATGAATGATGAAAAGGAAAACTTGATTGTCAAATTCGCCATGTATTTCGTCGGTCCTATTCAATTCGTTATGGAAGCTGCTGCTATCTTGGCTGCCGGTATTGCCGATTGGGTCGATTTCGGTGTTATCTTGGGTCTATTGATGTTAAACGCTGGTGTTGGTTTCGTACAAGAATTTCAAGCTGGTTCCATTGTcgatgaattgaaaaaaactttAGCCAACTCTGCCACTGTCATTAGAAACAGTCAAGTTGTCGAAATCCCTGCTAATGAAGTCGTCCCTGGTGATATCTTGAGATTAGAAGAAGGTGTCATTATCCCTGCCGATGGTCGTTTAATCACTGAAGGTTGTTTCTTACAAATCGATCAATCTGCTATTACTGGTGAATCCTTGGCTGCTGATAAACGTTATGGTGATCCAGCTTTCTCCTCTTCCACTGTCAAGAGAGGTGAAGGTTTCATGGTCATTACTGCTACTGGTGATAACACTTATGTCGGTAGAGCTGCTGCTTTAGTTAACCAAGCTTCTTCTGGTTCTGGGCATTTTACTGAAGTCTTGAATGGTATTGGTATTTTATTGTTGGTCTTGGTCATTGCTGCCTTGTTAGTTGTTTGGACTGCTTGTTTCTACAGATCTTTGAACATCGTTACTATCTTGAGATATATGTTGGgtattacaattattgGTGTTCCAGTCGGTTTACCATGTGTCGTCACCACCACCATGGCTGTCGGTGCTGCTTACTTGGCTAAGAAACAAGCTATTgttcaaaaattatctgCTATTGAATCTTTGGCCGGTGTCGAAATTTTGTGTTCTGATAAGACCGGTACTTTAACCAAGAACAAGTTGACTTTACACGAACCATACACTGTCGATGGTGTCACCGCTGATGACTTGATGTTAACTGCTTGTTTGGCTGCCTCCAGAAAGAAGAAAGGTTTGGATGCTATAGATAAGGCTTTCTTAAAGGCTTTGGCTCAATATCCTGTTGCTAAGAATGCTTTGACTAAATACAAGGTTTTAGAATTCAGACCATTCGACCCTGTCTCCAAGAAGGTCACTGCTATTGTTGAATCCCCAGAAGGTGAAAGAATCATCTGTGTTAAAGGTGCTCCATTATTCGTCTTAAAGACTGTCGAAGAAGATCACCCAATCCCAGAAGATATCCATGAAAACTATGAAAACAAAGTCGCTGAATTGGCTTCCAGAGGTTTCAGAGCCTTGGGTGTTGCTAGAAAGAGAGGTGAAGAACATTGGGAAATCTTGGGTGTTATGCCATGTATGGATCCTCCAAGAGATGATACTGCTGAAACTATTGATGAAGCTAGAAGATTAGGTTTAAGAGTCAAGATGTTAACTGGTGATGCTGTCGGTATTGCTAAGGAAACTTGTAGACAATTAGGTTTGGGTGACAACATCTACAACGCTGAAAGATTAGGTTTAGGTGGTGGTGGTTCCATGCCAGGTTCTGAATTGGCCGATTTCGTTGAAAATGCTGATGGTTTTGCTGAAGTCTTCCCACaacataaatataaatgtgtcgaaattttacaaaatagaGGTTATTTGGTCGCCATGACCGGTGATGGTGTTAACGATGCTCCTTCCTTAAAGAAAGCTGATACTGGTATTGCTGTCGAAGGTGCTACTGATGCTGCTAGATCCGCCGCTGATATCGTCTTCATTGCTCCAGGTTTATCCACCATCATTGATGCCTTAAAGACTTCCAGACAAATTTTCCACAGAATGTACGCTTACGTTGTTTACCGTATTGCTTTGTCCTTAcatttggaaattttcTTTGCCCTATGGATTGCTATCTTGAACCACTCTTTGGATATTGATTTGATTGTTTTCATTGCTATTTTCGCTGATGTTGCTACTTTGGCCATTGCTTACGATAATGCTCCATACTCTCAAACTCCTGTCGAATGGGATTTACCAAGATTATGGGCCATGTCTATTATTTTAGGTTGTGTCTTAGCTGGTGGTTCTTGGATTCCATTGACTACTATGTTCAAGAGAAGAGGTGGTATCATTCAAAACTTTGGTTCCATTGATGGTGTTATGTTTTTGGAAATTTCTTTGACTGAAAACTGGTTGATTTTCATCACTAGAGCTGTCGGTCCTTTCTGGTCTTCTATTCCATCATGGCAATTATCTGGTGCTGTCTTGGCGGTCGATGTCATTGCATTGATGTTCACATTATTCGGCTGGTGGTCTCAAAACTGGACTGATATTGTTACTTGTGTCAAGATCGGTGTCTGGTCCATTGGTATCTTCTGTGTTATGGGTGGTTTATACTACATGATGTCTGAATCTCAAGCCTTTGATGACTTTGTCAACTTTAGAAAGAAGAAGGAACCAGAATCCACTAAATCTGTTGAAGATTTCTTGGCTGCTATGAGAAGAGTTTCTACTCAACACGAAAAGGAAGCTTAA